A stretch of the Bradyrhizobium arachidis genome encodes the following:
- the nuoF gene encoding NADH-quinone oxidoreductase subunit NuoF, which yields MLEDKDRIFKNLYGLHDWGLEGARRRGAWDGTKAIIDKGRDWIINEMKASGLRGRGGAGFPTGLKWSFMPKESTDGRPSYLVVNADESEPGTCKDREIMRHDPHLLVEGCLIASFAMNAHACYIYVRGEFIRERERLQAAIDQAYEAKLVGKDNVTGWPFDIYVAHGAGAYICGEETALLESLEGKKGQPRLKPPFPANVGLFGCPTTVNNVESIAVAPDILRRGAAWFAGIGRPNNVGTKLFCISGHVERPCNVEEAMGIPFRELIDKHCGGVRGGWDNLKAVIPGGSSVRMVPAEQIIDTPMDFDSLSKLRSGLGTAAVIVMDKSTDLIRAIARISYFYKHESCGQCTPCREGTGWMWRVLTRMAEGRAHKREIDMLLEVTKQVEGHTICALGDAAAWPIQGLIAHFRHEIEARIDQYSRKADIDDAGVLDPAHMVAAE from the coding sequence ATGCTCGAGGACAAGGACCGCATCTTCAAGAACCTCTACGGCCTCCATGATTGGGGCCTCGAGGGCGCGCGGCGCCGCGGCGCCTGGGATGGCACCAAGGCCATCATCGACAAGGGCCGCGACTGGATCATCAACGAGATGAAGGCCTCCGGCCTGCGCGGCCGCGGCGGTGCGGGCTTCCCAACCGGCCTGAAATGGTCGTTCATGCCGAAGGAGTCGACCGACGGCCGGCCGAGCTATCTCGTCGTCAACGCCGACGAGTCCGAACCCGGCACCTGCAAGGACCGCGAGATCATGCGGCACGATCCGCATCTCCTGGTCGAGGGCTGCCTGATCGCAAGCTTCGCGATGAACGCGCATGCCTGCTACATCTATGTCCGTGGCGAGTTCATCCGCGAGCGCGAGCGGCTGCAAGCCGCGATCGACCAGGCCTATGAGGCCAAGCTGGTCGGCAAGGACAACGTCACCGGCTGGCCGTTCGACATCTACGTCGCGCACGGCGCCGGCGCCTATATCTGCGGCGAAGAGACAGCGCTGCTCGAAAGTCTCGAGGGCAAGAAGGGCCAGCCGCGGCTGAAGCCGCCGTTCCCGGCCAACGTCGGCCTGTTCGGCTGCCCGACCACCGTCAACAACGTCGAGTCGATCGCGGTTGCACCAGACATCTTGCGGCGCGGCGCGGCGTGGTTCGCCGGCATCGGTCGTCCCAACAATGTCGGCACAAAGCTGTTCTGCATCTCCGGTCATGTCGAGCGGCCCTGCAACGTCGAAGAGGCCATGGGCATTCCGTTCCGTGAGCTGATCGACAAGCATTGCGGCGGCGTCCGCGGCGGCTGGGATAATCTCAAGGCCGTGATCCCCGGCGGCTCGTCGGTGCGCATGGTGCCGGCCGAGCAGATCATCGACACGCCGATGGATTTCGACAGCTTGAGCAAGCTGCGCTCGGGCCTCGGCACCGCGGCCGTGATCGTGATGGACAAGTCGACCGACCTGATCCGTGCCATCGCCCGCATATCGTACTTCTACAAGCACGAGAGCTGCGGCCAGTGCACGCCGTGCCGTGAGGGCACGGGCTGGATGTGGCGCGTGCTGACCCGCATGGCCGAAGGTCGCGCCCACAAGCGCGAGATCGACATGCTGCTCGAAGTGACCAAGCAGGTCGAGGGCCACACCATCTGCGCGCTGGGCGACGCGGCCGCATGGCCGATCCAGGGCCTGATCGCGCATTTCCGTCACGAGATCGAAGCGCGCATCGACCAGTATTCGCGCAAGGCCGACATCGATGACGCCGGGGTGCTCGATCCCGCTCACATGGTGGCGGCGGAGTAG
- the nuoE gene encoding NADH-quinone oxidoreductase subunit NuoE, with product MSVRRLAPKEVQPASFAFTEENLAFAKQQIAKYPAGRQASAVIAILWRAQEQNEGWVSEAAIRVIADMLDMPYIRVLEVATFYTMFQLAPVGKKAHVQVCGTTPCRLRGAEELIHVCEHRISHEPFQLSKDGNFSWEEVECLGACVNAPMVLIGKDTYEDLTKESFGKLLDGFASGSPPKPGPQNGRQFSAPITGPTTLKETT from the coding sequence ATGTCCGTCCGCCGATTAGCACCGAAGGAAGTCCAGCCCGCGAGCTTTGCGTTCACGGAGGAGAATCTCGCCTTCGCAAAACAGCAGATCGCCAAATATCCGGCGGGCCGTCAGGCCTCCGCCGTGATCGCGATCCTGTGGCGCGCGCAGGAGCAGAATGAGGGCTGGGTCTCGGAAGCCGCGATCCGCGTGATCGCCGACATGCTCGACATGCCCTATATCCGCGTGCTCGAAGTCGCGACCTTCTACACGATGTTCCAGCTCGCCCCCGTCGGCAAGAAGGCCCACGTCCAGGTCTGCGGCACCACGCCATGCCGGCTGCGGGGTGCTGAGGAACTGATCCACGTCTGCGAGCACCGCATCAGTCACGAGCCCTTCCAGCTCTCCAAGGACGGCAATTTCAGTTGGGAAGAGGTGGAGTGCCTCGGCGCCTGCGTGAATGCGCCGATGGTGCTGATCGGCAAGGACACCTATGAGGACCTGACCAAGGAAAGTTTTGGCAAGTTGCTCGACGGCTTTGCCTCGGGCAGTCCGCCAAAGCCCGGTCCGCAGAATGGCCGCCAGTTCTCGGCGCCCATCACCGGACCAACCACGCTCAAGGAGACCACCTGA
- a CDS encoding FkbM family methyltransferase, translating to MAQAPIQFDRASGALEGANLWERTAALALVTGSKISSHFSHMGYIACANLLRRTLPDRNIAIKLNPDAVFEFPYGDGYWSKLLNRSYNYEDELELLFADSADVDYTLIDCGANYGYWSVLVSSKPFGAHRAIAIEPSGQNYPKLANNARINGNRFESMKCAIGASRGSARLSGTKHEAFSIAGDPSAGGEEVPVIALDNLIDDGKVEAGGKYLIKLDVEGVEIEAIKGGKRLLEGDSVIMCEEHGSDRTHAVSRYILEQTPLKLIVYDPRSNRLETVTELSILDRIKVSTHVGYNVFGTASAFWQSRIDALNAKTARRMQ from the coding sequence ATGGCCCAGGCGCCGATCCAGTTTGACCGTGCCTCGGGGGCTCTCGAAGGAGCCAACCTGTGGGAGCGGACGGCTGCCTTGGCGCTGGTGACGGGGTCGAAGATCTCGTCGCACTTCTCGCACATGGGCTATATCGCCTGCGCGAACCTGTTGCGGAGAACACTTCCCGACCGCAACATCGCGATCAAGCTCAATCCCGACGCCGTGTTCGAATTTCCTTATGGCGACGGCTACTGGAGCAAGCTGCTCAACCGCTCCTACAATTACGAAGACGAGCTGGAGCTGCTGTTCGCTGACTCCGCCGACGTCGACTACACGCTGATCGATTGCGGCGCCAATTACGGCTACTGGTCGGTGCTGGTTTCCAGCAAGCCCTTTGGCGCGCACAGGGCGATCGCGATCGAGCCGTCGGGACAGAATTATCCGAAGCTTGCGAACAACGCCAGGATCAACGGCAATCGCTTCGAGAGCATGAAATGCGCGATCGGCGCTTCGCGCGGCTCCGCGCGGCTGTCGGGCACCAAGCACGAGGCCTTCAGCATCGCGGGCGATCCGTCCGCCGGCGGCGAAGAGGTGCCGGTCATCGCGCTCGACAACCTCATCGACGACGGCAAGGTTGAGGCTGGCGGCAAGTATCTGATCAAGCTCGACGTCGAAGGCGTCGAGATCGAGGCCATCAAGGGCGGCAAGCGGCTGCTCGAAGGCGACAGCGTCATCATGTGCGAGGAGCACGGCAGCGACCGTACGCATGCGGTGTCGCGCTACATCCTCGAACAAACCCCGCTGAAGCTGATCGTCTACGATCCGCGCAGCAATCGCCTGGAGACGGTGACCGAACTGTCGATCCTCGATCGTATCAAGGTCTCCACCCACGTCGGCTACAACGTTTTCGGCACCGCGAGCGCATTCTGGCAGAGCAGGATCGATGCCCTGAATGCGAAAACCGCGCGCCGCATGCAGTGA